The following are encoded together in the Bacillota bacterium genome:
- a CDS encoding DUF433 domain-containing protein, whose amino-acid sequence MTWRDLIEVNPAVLKGKPVIRGTRVPVHLVVGNLAGGASIEEVTAAYAITEEQVRACLALAAEILNEEEFLALSRG is encoded by the coding sequence ATGACCTGGCGAGATCTGATCGAGGTGAACCCCGCTGTCCTGAAAGGTAAGCCGGTCATCCGGGGAACCCGGGTTCCGGTGCATCTGGTCGTCGGAAACCTGGCTGGGGGCGCGTCCATCGAGGAAGTCACGGCCGCTTATGCGATCACTGAAGAACAGGTGAGGGCGTGCCTGGCGCTTGCCGCCGAGATCCTCAACGAGGAAGAGTTCCTTGCGCTTTCTCGTGGATGA
- a CDS encoding DUF5615 family PIN-like protein → MATTQRRVIVTQDLEFGRLAEQGWTPAGVVLLRFPSMVRPSTVAESFRSFMAAGGADAIEGHLVVITPSGVRRRRLRPGRPG, encoded by the coding sequence ATCGCCACCACGCAGCGCCGCGTCATCGTCACGCAGGACCTGGAGTTTGGCCGTCTGGCTGAGCAGGGCTGGACTCCGGCGGGCGTCGTGTTGTTACGCTTTCCGTCGATGGTACGCCCGAGTACGGTGGCGGAGTCCTTCCGCTCGTTTATGGCGGCGGGCGGCGCCGACGCGATCGAGGGGCACCTGGTGGTCATCACGCCAAGTGGGGTACGCAGGCGGCGTCTGCGCCCCGGGCGCCCAGGGTGA